One genomic segment of Papaver somniferum cultivar HN1 unplaced genomic scaffold, ASM357369v1 unplaced-scaffold_6, whole genome shotgun sequence includes these proteins:
- the LOC113343548 gene encoding soluble inorganic pyrophosphatase 1-like yields MDSPTEIANDVAPAKSKTLNAIKAASYSSHARPSLNERILSSMSRRAVAAHPWHDLEIGPGAPTIFNCVVEIPKGSKVKYELDKKSGLIKVDRILYSSVVYPHNYGFIPRTLCEDADPLDVLIIMQEPVLPGCFLRAKAIGLMPMIDQGEKDDKIIAVCADDPEYRHYTDIKELPPHRLAEIRRFFEDYKKNENKEVAVNDFLPAEDASKAIQHSMDLYADYIVEALRR; encoded by the exons ATGGATTCCCCTACTGAGATTGCAAATGATGTTGCTCCAGCTAAGTCTAAAACTCTCAATGCAATTAAGGCTGCAAGTTATTCATCTCATGCACGCCCATCACTTAATGAAAGAATCCTTTCATCTATGTCTCGGAGGGCAGTTGCTGCACACCCTTGGCATGATCTTGAGATAG GTCCTGGAGCTCCAACAATTTTCAACTGT GTGGTAGAAATTCCGAAAGGGAGCAAGGTGAAATATGAACTCGACAAAAAATCTGGGCTCATCAAG GTTGACCGTATACTCTACTCATCAGTTGTGTACCCCCACAACTATGGTTTCATCCCACGTACTCTCTGTGAGGATGCTGATCCCCTGGATGTGCTTATAATCATGCAG GAACCTGTCCTCCCAGGATGTTTCCTCCGTGCTAAGGCCATAGGTCTGATGCCTATGATTGATCAG GGTGAGAAAGATGACAAAATCATAGCAGTGTGCGCGGACGATCCTGAATATAGACATTACACTGATATTAAAGAACTTCCACCTCATCGCTTGGCTGAGATTCGTCGCTTCTTTGAAGACT ACaagaaaaatgaaaacaaggaagttGCAGTGAACGACTTTCTTCCAGCAGAAGATGCCTCTAAGGCAATCCAACACTCAAT GGATCTTTATGCAGACTATATCGTCGAAGCCCTAAGGAGGTAG
- the LOC113343433 gene encoding 40S ribosomal protein S15a has translation MVRISVLNDALKSMYNAEKRGKRQVMIRPSSKVIIKFLMVMQKHGYIGEFEYVDDHRSGKIVVELNGRLNKCGVISPRFDVGVKEIEPWTARLLPSRQFGYIVLTTSAGIMDHEEARRKNVGGKVLGFFY, from the exons ATGGTGAGGATCAGTGTTTTGAATGATGCTCTTAAAAGCATGTACAATGCTGAGAAGCGAGGAAAGAGACAGGTCATGATCAGACCTTCCTCAAAAGTTATCATCAAGTTCCTCATGGTTATGCAGAAGCATG GTTACATTGGTGAGTTCGAGTACGTTGATGACCACAGGTCAGGCAAAATTGTTGTTGAACTGAACGGTAGACTTAACAAGTGTGGTGTTATCAGTCCCCGTTTTGATGTTGGTGTGAAGGAGATCGAGCCATGGACTGCAAGGTTGTTGCCTTCTAGACAG TTCGGTTACATCGTGCTTACTACATCTGCTGGTATCATGGACCACGAAGAGGCAAGGAGGAAGAATGTTGGTGGTAAAGTACTTGGTTTCTTTTATTGA